From the Arthrobacter sp. PM3 genome, one window contains:
- the ftsY gene encoding signal recognition particle-docking protein FtsY: MNDILPIILPILAVLVVLGALIPVLMKTRKNTKNYPGPRDANDPVQAPGAGTLVEDRPAPAPAPERAAPKETDLEGLETVEVPDTVAGLETVPVETPLPVAGRLTRLRERLVKSNNILGKGLLALLSADKIDENVWDEVEETLLLADLGTEPTMQLVDALRERVKVIGTRDPEHVKALLREELIKLVDPTMDRSLNVERHADKPAVMMVVGVNGVGKTTTVGKLARVLVAEDKDVLLGAADTFRAAAAEQLATWGQRVGVPTVKSDIDGADPASVAYEAVQAGIDQEVDVVMIDTAGRLQNKVGLMDELGKVKRVIEKLAEVDEVLLVLDATTGQNGLNQARVFSEVVNITGIVLTKLDGTAKGGIVVAIQKSLGVPVKLIGLGEGADDLAPFDAEGFVDALLN, from the coding sequence GTGAACGACATCCTCCCCATTATTTTGCCCATCCTCGCTGTCCTGGTGGTCCTTGGTGCGCTGATTCCGGTGCTCATGAAGACCCGGAAGAACACCAAAAACTATCCCGGCCCGCGGGATGCAAATGATCCCGTGCAGGCGCCGGGAGCCGGGACCCTGGTGGAAGACCGGCCGGCACCGGCGCCGGCCCCGGAACGGGCGGCCCCGAAGGAAACCGACCTCGAGGGCCTGGAAACCGTCGAGGTGCCGGACACCGTCGCGGGACTGGAAACCGTGCCGGTGGAGACGCCGCTGCCGGTGGCGGGACGCCTCACCCGGCTGCGCGAGCGGCTGGTCAAGTCCAACAACATCCTGGGCAAGGGACTGCTGGCCCTGTTGTCGGCGGACAAGATCGACGAGAACGTCTGGGACGAGGTGGAGGAAACCCTCCTGCTGGCCGACCTCGGCACCGAACCGACCATGCAGCTCGTGGACGCGCTCCGCGAACGCGTCAAAGTGATCGGCACCCGGGATCCCGAGCACGTCAAGGCCTTGCTCCGCGAGGAACTGATCAAGCTCGTGGACCCCACGATGGACCGCAGCCTGAACGTCGAACGCCACGCCGACAAGCCGGCCGTGATGATGGTGGTGGGCGTCAACGGCGTCGGCAAGACCACCACCGTGGGCAAGCTCGCCCGCGTGCTCGTGGCCGAGGACAAAGACGTGCTGCTCGGTGCGGCCGACACCTTCCGCGCCGCCGCCGCCGAACAGCTCGCCACGTGGGGCCAGCGCGTCGGCGTTCCCACGGTGAAGTCGGACATCGACGGCGCGGACCCGGCGTCGGTGGCGTACGAGGCCGTCCAGGCGGGCATCGACCAGGAGGTCGACGTCGTCATGATCGACACCGCGGGCCGCCTGCAGAACAAGGTGGGCCTCATGGACGAGCTCGGCAAGGTCAAACGCGTCATCGAAAAGCTTGCCGAAGTGGATGAGGTCCTGCTGGTCCTGGACGCCACCACCGGCCAGAACGGGCTCAACCAGGCCCGCGTGTTCTCCGAGGTGGTCAACATCACCGGCATCGTCCTGACCAAACTGGACGGCACCGCCAAGGGCGGGATCGTCGTGGCCATCCAGAAGTCGCTCGGCGTCCCGGTCAAGCTGATCGGCCTGGGTGAAGGTGCCGATGACCTCGCGCCGTTCGACGCCGAAGGGTTCGTGGACGCGCTGCTGAACTGA
- the smc gene encoding chromosome segregation protein SMC, whose translation MHLKSLTVRGFKSFASATTFEFEPGVTAVVGPNGSGKSNVVDALAWVMGEQGAKTLRGGKMEDVIFAGTSGRPPLGRAHVSLTIDNTDGALPIDYSEVTISRTLFRTGGSEYAINGAGCRLLDIQELLSDSGLGREMHVIVGQGQLDRVLHATPEDRRGFIEEAAGILKHRRRKEKTVRKLEAMQTNLSRLSDLTGEIRRQLTPLGKQAEVARRAQTVQFEVRDARSRLLADDLVQLQSALAQDVADESALKARRAVVERDLDAGRQRQAALEQLAAEATPALNAARDNWYALSTGRERLRSLGSLAEERRRLLGAADVVPDTARDPDQLEKQAGRVREEQAGLEQQILDRTAALDAATAAKQEAEQAAAAEDKRLAALLRAAADRREGLAKLAGQVGAARSRVEAAQAELGRLRESQKAGDERRRQAQSEFTALEAQVAGVEDGEESLDADYEAASADLEAILAEIDELEAAEREGERERGALTARRDALQLGLNRKDGSGHVLDAGLSGRLAAGVLGSLASLITVEAGYEPAIAAALGTASDAVVVRDRETAAAAVRMLREDDAGRAALLLADAPAPGAVPDGAVPTEDDVLPAGARWAAELVSAVDAGAAGLPLAGLLAGVAVVDDLTAAAQLIAAHPGLTAVTRAGDVCTALTVVGGSATAPSLLEVQAAVDDAAARLAEVTAGLERNRFALAAARARRGDAQDRADAALAKLHDSDAKLAAVAERLGHLNAVLRGAVGESERLTASLSRAEAGIASEQEALEAVTARLAAAQEAPAEAEPSPEHRDALALAASLARTAEMEARLALRSAEEQLTATRNRAASLERAAATERRAREEAAERARRRRLQARRAAAVADAVQHVTAFIDVSVELARRERDSAEERRDGMERDLAAVRTANDALARELAELTDSVHRDELARAQQRLRIEALELKSVEDLGLTADQLVADYGPDQPVPVPAAATADKWAALRAPVDEDGREILEGVPFVREEQEKRLRRAERDLAALGKVNPLALEEFAALEERHQFLSTQLEDLKSSRKDLLDIIKEVDERVQRVFAEAFEDTSRQFVRVFARLFPGGEGRLVLTDPSDMLTTGIEVEARPAGKKIKRLSLLSGGERSLTAVALLVAIFKARPSPFYVMDEVEAALDDTNLGRLITVFEELRESSQLIVITHQKRTMEVADALYGVTMRGDGVSTVISQRLGADV comes from the coding sequence TTGCACCTCAAGAGCCTGACTGTCCGCGGATTCAAGTCGTTTGCCTCTGCGACGACCTTTGAATTCGAACCAGGCGTCACCGCCGTGGTGGGCCCCAACGGTTCGGGCAAGTCCAACGTGGTGGACGCGCTGGCCTGGGTGATGGGCGAACAGGGAGCCAAGACCCTGCGCGGCGGCAAGATGGAGGACGTGATCTTCGCGGGCACCTCGGGCCGGCCGCCCCTGGGCCGCGCCCACGTCTCGCTGACCATCGACAACACCGACGGCGCGCTCCCGATCGACTACAGCGAGGTGACGATCTCCCGCACCCTGTTCCGGACCGGCGGCTCGGAATACGCCATCAACGGTGCCGGCTGCCGGCTGCTGGACATCCAGGAACTGCTCTCCGACTCGGGCCTCGGCCGCGAAATGCACGTGATTGTCGGCCAGGGCCAGCTGGACCGGGTCCTGCACGCCACCCCGGAGGACCGCCGCGGGTTCATCGAAGAGGCCGCCGGCATCCTCAAACACCGCCGCCGCAAGGAAAAGACGGTCCGCAAGCTGGAAGCCATGCAGACCAACCTGTCCCGGCTCAGCGACCTCACCGGCGAAATCCGGCGGCAGCTCACACCGCTGGGCAAACAGGCGGAAGTCGCCCGGCGCGCCCAGACAGTCCAGTTCGAGGTCCGCGACGCGCGCTCCCGGCTCCTGGCCGACGACCTCGTCCAGTTGCAGTCCGCCCTGGCCCAGGACGTCGCGGACGAATCGGCGCTCAAGGCGCGCCGCGCCGTCGTCGAACGTGACCTCGACGCCGGACGGCAGCGCCAGGCCGCCCTGGAACAGCTCGCCGCCGAGGCGACGCCCGCGCTGAACGCCGCCCGGGACAACTGGTACGCGCTCTCCACCGGCCGGGAACGGCTCCGTTCCCTCGGCTCCCTCGCCGAGGAACGCCGCCGGCTGCTCGGCGCCGCGGACGTGGTCCCGGACACGGCCAGGGACCCGGACCAGCTGGAGAAGCAGGCCGGCCGCGTCCGCGAGGAGCAGGCCGGGCTGGAACAGCAGATCCTGGACCGGACGGCGGCCCTGGACGCCGCGACGGCGGCCAAGCAGGAGGCCGAACAGGCCGCCGCCGCCGAGGACAAACGTCTGGCCGCCCTGCTGCGGGCCGCCGCGGACCGGCGGGAGGGGCTGGCAAAGCTCGCCGGGCAGGTCGGCGCGGCCCGGTCCCGTGTGGAGGCGGCCCAGGCCGAGCTCGGCCGCCTCCGCGAATCGCAAAAGGCCGGCGACGAGCGCCGCCGGCAGGCGCAGAGCGAGTTCACCGCCCTGGAAGCCCAAGTAGCCGGGGTCGAAGACGGCGAGGAATCCCTCGACGCCGACTACGAGGCCGCCAGCGCGGACCTGGAGGCCATCCTCGCCGAAATTGATGAGCTGGAAGCGGCCGAGCGCGAGGGGGAGCGGGAACGCGGAGCCCTCACCGCCCGCCGGGATGCCCTGCAGCTGGGCCTGAACCGGAAGGACGGATCCGGGCACGTGCTCGACGCCGGGCTGTCCGGGCGCCTGGCCGCCGGCGTCCTGGGATCCTTGGCCTCCCTGATCACGGTCGAGGCCGGATATGAGCCGGCCATCGCCGCCGCGCTCGGCACCGCTTCCGACGCCGTGGTGGTCCGGGACCGGGAGACGGCCGCCGCCGCCGTGCGCATGCTGCGCGAGGACGACGCCGGCCGCGCCGCCCTGCTGCTGGCCGATGCCCCGGCTCCCGGCGCCGTCCCCGACGGCGCTGTGCCTACCGAAGACGATGTGCTGCCCGCCGGCGCGCGCTGGGCCGCGGAGCTCGTCTCGGCTGTGGACGCCGGCGCTGCGGGGCTGCCGCTCGCCGGGCTGCTGGCCGGCGTCGCCGTCGTCGACGACCTGACGGCGGCGGCGCAGCTGATCGCCGCCCATCCCGGGCTGACCGCTGTCACCCGGGCAGGGGACGTCTGCACCGCACTGACCGTCGTGGGCGGCTCGGCGACGGCGCCGTCCTTGCTGGAAGTCCAGGCCGCCGTCGACGACGCCGCCGCCCGGCTGGCCGAGGTCACCGCCGGGCTCGAACGCAACCGTTTCGCCCTGGCCGCCGCCCGGGCCCGGCGCGGCGACGCCCAGGACCGCGCGGACGCCGCCCTCGCCAAACTCCACGACTCCGATGCGAAACTTGCCGCCGTCGCCGAACGCCTGGGCCACCTCAACGCCGTGTTGCGCGGCGCCGTCGGCGAAAGCGAACGCCTCACCGCGTCGCTGTCCCGCGCCGAAGCCGGCATCGCCAGCGAACAGGAGGCCCTCGAAGCGGTCACGGCCCGGCTCGCCGCCGCCCAGGAGGCCCCCGCCGAGGCCGAACCCTCCCCGGAACACCGCGACGCCCTGGCCCTGGCCGCCTCGCTGGCGCGCACCGCCGAAATGGAGGCCCGGCTCGCCCTGCGCAGCGCCGAGGAGCAGCTCACGGCCACCCGCAACCGGGCGGCCTCCCTTGAGCGGGCCGCCGCCACCGAGCGGCGCGCCCGCGAGGAAGCGGCGGAACGGGCCCGCCGCCGCCGGCTCCAGGCCCGGCGCGCCGCCGCCGTCGCCGATGCCGTGCAGCACGTGACAGCGTTCATCGACGTCTCCGTGGAACTGGCCCGCCGGGAGCGTGACAGCGCGGAGGAACGCCGGGACGGGATGGAACGCGACCTTGCCGCGGTCCGCACCGCCAACGACGCCCTGGCCCGCGAACTGGCCGAACTCACCGACTCCGTGCACCGCGACGAGCTTGCCCGCGCCCAGCAGCGGCTCCGGATCGAGGCGCTGGAACTCAAAAGCGTGGAGGACCTGGGCCTCACAGCCGACCAGCTCGTGGCCGACTACGGCCCGGACCAGCCCGTCCCGGTGCCCGCCGCCGCAACGGCGGACAAGTGGGCCGCCCTGCGCGCCCCGGTGGACGAGGACGGCCGCGAGATCCTCGAAGGCGTGCCCTTCGTCCGCGAGGAACAGGAAAAGCGGCTGCGGCGCGCCGAACGTGATCTCGCCGCGCTGGGCAAGGTCAACCCGCTGGCGCTTGAGGAATTTGCGGCGCTCGAGGAACGACACCAGTTCCTCAGCACCCAGCTCGAGGACCTCAAGTCCAGCCGGAAGGACCTGCTGGACATCATCAAGGAAGTCGACGAGCGTGTGCAGCGGGTCTTCGCCGAAGCGTTTGAGGACACCTCCCGGCAGTTTGTCCGGGTCTTCGCCCGGCTGTTCCCCGGCGGGGAAGGCCGGCTGGTCCTGACCGACCCGTCGGACATGCTCACCACGGGCATCGAGGTGGAAGCCCGCCCGGCCGGCAAGAAAATCAAACGGCTCTCGCTGCTCTCCGGCGGGGAACGGTCGCTGACGGCCGTGGCCCTGCTCGTGGCCATTTTCAAGGCCCGACCCTCGCCCTTCTACGTCATGGACGAGGTCGAGGCCGCGCTGGACGACACCAACCTGGGCCGGCTCATCACCGTCTTCGAGGAGCTGCGCGAATCCAGCCAGCTGATTGTCATCACACACCAGAAACGCACCATGGAAGTCGCCGATGCCCTGTACGGAGTCACAATGCGCGGCGACGGCGTGTCCACTGTGATCAGCCAGCGGCTCGGCGCCGACGTGTAG
- a CDS encoding 3-oxoacyl-ACP synthase III, translating to MVGNATFRHYNTALLSVSSVEAPTIVSSTDFDRRLASTLRRLKFPPKLLERVAGITHRRWWAPGTSFDDAAIEAGAKALAESGIEAADVGLLINTSVTRRNLEPSVAVKIHHGLSLPSSAMNFDLANACLGFVNGMTLAASMIDSGQIKYAMIVNGEDAQATQEATLARLQRPETTREDFNREFATLTLGSGAAAAVLGPADQHPGGHRIVGGVMRAGTEHHELCVGGIDGMATDTKGLLDGGLQLVVDAWREAQPEWDWASMDRYVTHQVSNAYTQAIIDAIDLDPDKVPITFPHWGNVGPASLPMTLAAEAQTLATGDRVLCMGVGSGLNTAMVEIVW from the coding sequence TTGGTAGGGAATGCAACATTCCGGCACTACAACACCGCGTTGCTGTCGGTGAGCAGTGTCGAAGCTCCGACGATCGTCAGTTCCACGGATTTCGACCGCAGGCTGGCCTCGACCCTGCGGCGCCTGAAGTTCCCGCCGAAGCTGCTCGAACGGGTCGCCGGGATCACGCACCGGCGCTGGTGGGCCCCCGGGACATCGTTCGACGACGCCGCCATCGAGGCGGGCGCGAAGGCGCTGGCGGAGTCCGGCATCGAGGCGGCCGACGTCGGCTTGCTGATCAACACTTCCGTCACGCGCCGCAACCTGGAGCCGTCCGTCGCGGTGAAGATCCATCACGGGCTCAGCCTGCCGTCGTCGGCCATGAACTTCGACCTCGCCAACGCCTGCCTCGGTTTCGTCAACGGCATGACCCTGGCGGCCAGCATGATCGACTCCGGCCAGATCAAGTACGCGATGATCGTCAACGGCGAGGACGCCCAGGCCACCCAGGAGGCCACCCTGGCCCGGCTGCAGCGCCCCGAGACGACCCGGGAGGATTTCAACCGCGAGTTCGCCACCCTCACCCTGGGCTCCGGTGCCGCGGCCGCCGTCCTGGGCCCGGCGGACCAGCACCCCGGCGGGCACCGGATCGTCGGCGGGGTGATGCGTGCCGGCACCGAGCACCATGAACTGTGTGTGGGCGGCATCGACGGCATGGCCACCGACACCAAAGGCCTGCTCGACGGCGGCCTGCAGCTCGTCGTCGACGCCTGGCGGGAGGCCCAGCCGGAATGGGACTGGGCCTCGATGGACCGCTACGTCACCCACCAGGTCAGCAACGCCTACACCCAGGCCATCATCGACGCCATCGACCTGGACCCGGACAAGGTGCCCATCACGTTCCCGCACTGGGGCAACGTGGGCCCGGCCTCCCTCCCCATGACCCTCGCCGCCGAGGCACAGACTCTCGCGACCGGGGACCGGGTGCTGTGCATGGGCGTCGGGTCAGGGCTGAACACCGCCATGGTGGAAATCGTTTGGTAG
- a CDS encoding alpha/beta fold hydrolase translates to MVAADWTGVDPEWSREIDVPSTSAADAPGTVRRWHLLDNGAQLARRGLAPAGTLLCVHGNPTWSYLWRTLLAAGSGPARPWRVVAVDQLDMGFSERTGTFRRLADRINDLGDLTAALGLDGPVVTVGHDWGGVISLGWALAHPQQLAGVVLTNTAVHQPAGTPIPPALRLALHPAVHRWGTTTSDSFLRVTHALARPPLAADVRAAFMAPYRGAGRRAGVGNFVADIPADASHPSYPALNGVAEGLRGLTVPALMLWGPRDPIFSDRYLKDLIGRLPHAQVHRFEGAGHLVAEDRDIASPIFDWLAERPGSAAQDAPAAPGAEREHAGPGAEPLWAPLNALAAGPAGGDTAVAEMAADGSVARSLSWQELDHRVAALAAGLRDAGVGPGSRVSLMVPPGVDLTVVLYACLRLGAVVVVADAGLGTRGLSRAVKGATPDVLIGIDRALAAAAALGWPGRRISVRDLPAARRRVLAVDTSLAALARRGTALGPAAPADAPDPDAPAAVLFTSGSTGPAKGVRYTHRQLAAMRDTVAATLGIRPGARLVAAFAPFALLGPALGAVSVTPAMDVTAPRTLTARALADAAAAIGATVVFASPAALGNVLATRDGLDPAAHQALGRVELLLSAGAPVPEPLLAQVQHLLPAASLHTPYGMTEALPVSDISLEQIRAAEADASAGTVAGAGNGVCVGLPVHGARLAVIPLAADGTAPGNNPVTEPGVTGEILVSAPHMKDSYDRLWLTQRDSVRTPGWHRTGDVGHFDAAGRLWVEGRLAHIVTAPEAVVTPVGAEQEIGRLDGVGLAAVVGVGPSGTQAVVAVVETVPPARRAGPAEPGLAGRVRAAARRAGVSVSAVLTVPAQPTDIRHNAKIDRTRLARWASAVLAGGRPGTP, encoded by the coding sequence TTGGTAGCCGCCGACTGGACCGGCGTGGACCCCGAGTGGTCCCGCGAAATTGATGTCCCCTCGACCTCCGCCGCCGATGCGCCCGGCACCGTGCGCCGCTGGCATCTGCTCGACAACGGCGCACAGCTCGCCCGCCGCGGCCTCGCTCCCGCCGGCACCCTGCTGTGCGTGCACGGCAATCCGACGTGGTCCTACCTGTGGCGGACCCTGCTGGCCGCCGGTTCCGGCCCGGCCCGGCCGTGGCGCGTGGTGGCGGTGGATCAGCTGGACATGGGCTTCTCCGAACGCACCGGCACGTTCCGGCGCCTGGCCGACCGGATCAACGACCTCGGCGACCTCACCGCCGCGCTCGGGCTGGACGGTCCGGTTGTCACGGTCGGCCACGACTGGGGCGGCGTGATCAGCCTCGGCTGGGCCCTGGCGCACCCGCAGCAGCTCGCCGGGGTGGTGCTGACCAACACCGCCGTCCACCAGCCTGCCGGCACCCCCATCCCGCCGGCGCTCCGGCTCGCCCTGCACCCGGCCGTGCACCGCTGGGGAACGACGACGTCGGATTCCTTCCTTCGGGTGACGCATGCCCTGGCCCGCCCGCCGCTGGCCGCGGACGTCCGGGCCGCCTTCATGGCCCCGTACCGGGGCGCCGGCCGCCGCGCCGGCGTGGGGAACTTCGTCGCTGACATTCCCGCCGACGCGTCCCACCCGAGCTACCCGGCCCTCAACGGCGTCGCCGAAGGGCTGCGCGGGCTCACCGTCCCGGCCCTGATGCTCTGGGGCCCGCGGGACCCGATCTTCTCCGACCGCTACCTCAAAGACCTCATCGGCCGGCTGCCGCACGCACAGGTGCACCGCTTCGAGGGCGCCGGGCACCTGGTGGCCGAAGACCGTGACATTGCCTCTCCCATCTTCGACTGGCTCGCAGAACGGCCGGGCAGTGCGGCGCAGGACGCGCCCGCGGCACCCGGAGCCGAACGAGAGCACGCCGGGCCCGGGGCTGAGCCGCTCTGGGCGCCGCTCAACGCCCTGGCGGCGGGACCTGCCGGCGGGGACACCGCCGTCGCGGAAATGGCCGCCGACGGCAGCGTGGCCCGCTCGCTGAGCTGGCAGGAGCTGGACCACCGTGTCGCCGCCCTCGCGGCCGGCCTGCGCGACGCCGGCGTCGGCCCCGGCAGCCGGGTGAGCCTGATGGTCCCGCCGGGCGTGGACCTGACCGTGGTCCTCTACGCCTGCCTGCGGCTCGGCGCCGTCGTGGTGGTGGCGGACGCGGGCCTGGGCACCCGCGGCCTGAGCCGTGCCGTGAAGGGCGCCACCCCGGACGTCCTCATCGGCATCGACAGGGCGCTCGCCGCTGCCGCGGCTCTGGGCTGGCCCGGGCGGCGCATCAGCGTACGGGACCTGCCCGCCGCCCGCCGCCGGGTCCTCGCCGTCGACACCTCCCTCGCCGCCCTGGCCCGCCGCGGCACCGCGCTCGGCCCGGCGGCTCCGGCGGACGCACCGGATCCGGACGCGCCGGCCGCCGTGCTCTTCACCTCGGGTTCCACCGGGCCGGCCAAGGGCGTCCGCTATACGCACCGGCAGCTCGCCGCGATGCGGGACACCGTGGCCGCGACGCTGGGGATCCGCCCGGGCGCGCGGCTGGTGGCGGCGTTCGCGCCGTTCGCGCTGCTGGGCCCGGCCTTGGGCGCGGTCTCGGTGACGCCCGCCATGGACGTCACCGCGCCGCGCACGCTCACGGCCCGGGCGCTGGCAGACGCCGCCGCGGCCATTGGCGCCACGGTGGTCTTCGCCTCCCCCGCCGCCCTGGGCAACGTCCTGGCCACCCGGGACGGACTCGACCCCGCCGCGCACCAAGCCCTGGGACGCGTCGAACTGCTGCTCTCGGCCGGCGCGCCCGTCCCCGAACCGCTCCTGGCCCAGGTGCAGCACCTGCTGCCGGCGGCCTCACTGCACACCCCGTATGGGATGACCGAGGCGCTGCCCGTCTCCGACATCAGCCTCGAGCAGATCCGCGCCGCCGAGGCCGACGCCTCTGCCGGGACCGTGGCCGGGGCCGGCAACGGCGTCTGCGTGGGCCTGCCGGTTCACGGCGCCCGCCTGGCCGTCATCCCGCTCGCCGCGGACGGCACCGCCCCGGGAAACAACCCCGTCACGGAGCCAGGCGTCACCGGCGAGATCCTGGTCAGCGCCCCGCACATGAAGGACAGCTACGACCGGCTCTGGCTGACCCAGCGCGACAGCGTCCGCACCCCGGGCTGGCACCGCACCGGCGACGTCGGGCACTTCGACGCCGCAGGAAGGCTCTGGGTGGAAGGCCGCCTCGCGCACATCGTGACCGCACCGGAAGCGGTGGTCACGCCGGTCGGCGCCGAGCAGGAAATCGGGCGCCTGGACGGCGTCGGCCTGGCCGCCGTCGTCGGGGTCGGGCCGTCCGGCACCCAGGCGGTCGTCGCCGTCGTCGAAACGGTGCCGCCGGCGCGGCGGGCCGGCCCCGCGGAGCCGGGGCTCGCCGGACGCGTGCGCGCTGCGGCCCGCCGGGCCGGCGTCAGCGTCTCCGCCGTGCTCACCGTGCCCGCCCAGCCGACCGACATCCGGCACAACGCCAAGATCGACAGGACCCGCCTGGCCCGGTGGGCTTCCGCGGTACTGGCCGGCGGGCGTCCGGGGACACCGTGA
- a CDS encoding NAD(P)-dependent oxidoreductase: MRVLVTGASGLLGREVAGLLVRQGHEVSTFQRRPSGVEGAADLSGSVTDDAAVRRAVEGADCVIHLAAKVSFTGRAADFDEVNIEGTRRLLREARAAGVRDVVFVSSPSVANSGAAIAGLGAGPADPVRAHGDYSRTKAEAELLALAADAPGFRVTAVRPHVVWGPGDTQLVERVLDRARHHRLPLLDAGAALIDTTYVDNAASAIVAALHRMGHVHGRALVVTNGEPRPVGELLAGICAAGGAPAPSWRVPGRLARAAGSVIEKAWTRSGRADEPPMTRFLAEQLSTAHWFDQRETRELLHWAPAVSLDEGLARLARHYRP; encoded by the coding sequence GTGAGGGTCCTGGTCACCGGCGCGAGCGGCCTGCTCGGCCGCGAAGTGGCAGGCTTGCTGGTGCGCCAAGGCCACGAGGTCAGCACCTTCCAGCGCCGGCCCTCGGGGGTCGAGGGCGCGGCGGACCTGTCCGGGTCCGTCACGGACGACGCCGCCGTCCGCCGCGCCGTCGAAGGCGCCGACTGCGTCATCCACCTCGCGGCGAAGGTCTCCTTCACCGGTCGCGCCGCGGATTTCGACGAGGTGAACATTGAAGGCACGCGCCGCCTGCTCCGTGAGGCCCGCGCGGCCGGCGTGCGGGACGTGGTGTTCGTCTCCTCCCCCTCCGTGGCCAACTCCGGGGCCGCCATCGCCGGCCTGGGCGCCGGGCCCGCCGACCCGGTCCGTGCACACGGTGACTACTCCCGCACCAAGGCCGAAGCCGAACTCCTGGCACTGGCCGCGGACGCACCCGGCTTCCGGGTCACGGCGGTGCGCCCGCACGTCGTCTGGGGCCCGGGCGACACGCAACTGGTGGAACGGGTCCTGGACCGGGCCCGCCACCACCGCCTGCCGCTGCTTGACGCCGGGGCGGCCCTGATCGACACCACCTACGTGGACAACGCCGCCTCGGCCATCGTCGCCGCGCTGCACCGGATGGGGCATGTCCACGGCCGGGCGCTGGTGGTCACGAACGGCGAACCGCGCCCGGTGGGCGAACTGCTGGCCGGCATCTGCGCCGCGGGCGGCGCCCCCGCGCCGTCGTGGCGGGTGCCTGGCCGGCTCGCGCGGGCCGCCGGCTCCGTGATCGAGAAGGCGTGGACCCGTTCCGGCCGGGCCGACGAACCGCCGATGACCCGGTTCCTGGCCGAGCAGCTTTCCACCGCCCACTGGTTTGACCAGCGCGAGACCCGCGAACTCCTCCACTGGGCCCCCGCCGTGTCGCTCGACGAGGGCCTGGCCAGGCTCGCCCGGCACTACCGCCCTTAG